The genomic stretch acaatgaataaataaatgcaaaatgtgGTTTGGTGTAGTCTTGCAAAAATAAGTAAagccttccctgaaaaagatgaGGTCTGGATGCTAGCATGTTGTaccaaaacctgtatatatttatatatcattcagcattaacggtgccttcacaTAAGTGCAAGTCACCAAAGCCATGTCCACTAATGTCCCCTCATACTATCATTGATTCAGACTTTTGAACTGTGTGCTTTTAACATGCTGGGTGGTTTCTGAAAGTGTTTctggaagtgtttctgagcccatgcaaTCATTTCCACTATGGAACCATGTctgttttaatgcagtgccaccttAGGGCCTAAACACTACAGCCAGCCATCACTGATGTGATGTGAAAAGTGGCCTTTTCACTTGTATATAGTTTTCTCTAAATTTCTCTGATTCTTATTTAAtgattatacattttttgatgCACACATGGCGCTTGACTAATCTGACTGTCCAGACtgttcgtgttttctcccattcTCTGTTGTTGAAACTAAAAATAGATGAAGGAAGCAGCACTGCTAGTTAGCTGTTTCTGCCAGTTCATGCTGCAATTTCAAGTCACTGAAGCTTGtatttaaaggggacacatAAATCCTCATTTTGAAAACCATTtgtaatataaaacatatttattttaaaaatcagtcTCAAATGAACAGCTTCCACTCATTCAGCATAAAATAGTTTAGCCTTCTGAGGCACAACAAGGTATAATAAGGAGTTTTGTTACTGCACACAGTCTGTAGCAGAGTCCATAGGGTGAATGTTTTGGGAAAAGCAATTAAATGTtgtgctgttcttgtctgtcaGGAAGCAAATGTGTCAGTCAAGCTATCTTTAAGAAACAGACATTAAAAATGCATGTCTCAAAATTACTCTTTTGGACTCTGCTCAAAGTGTTATCTTACTTTACCTTTTATGTATAAACGTAACATGTTTTTTCTGCGTATTTCACCCTTATGATTTATGAATGAAGCACAGTAcagggcagccaatcaggacagatgtaattcaattaaattaatgttaaaaacagactaattataaaataatattgtaaATTTGAATTACAGGTTTATTGAAAGATGTTACTGATAAAAAAACAAcccccctcccaaaaaaaaacaaaaaaacagcaacaacaacaataaaaaaaaaaacacataaaatgtacaatgtgAGTCTTTTAAAAAAAGTGAAGGATCAGATCTGAAAGGTTACTGTATCTTTTCTCTTGACAGGACCCTGAGAGTGACTGGCTGGTCATTAGAGAGATGCCATTTCACTGACATCCTTTATCACCACTGGTCTTCCCTGGCCCTATGTTGACATGGCAACAGGAAGAAAAAGTcagtatcagtgtgtgtgtgtgtgtatatacatacaTGTGATTTTATGACCATATTGGTCTGTTCATCAATGTAACCGTGGTGGCTTATCAGGCTTTGGAGGTTAGGCCAGCAAGGTAGCCACCAGGGGTTTAAAAGACCCAAGTGCTAAGCAAAAAGGAAGGATCActctaaatataataataatatttacacTATTTATAGAAGCCAGGCTGTACTGGAGCTGTTCCTGTGCTCTACCACAGCATTACGAGATCCACAGGAAAGCCCTTAAGAAAATACACCTTAAAAGGAGATGCCTAAAAAATGGATGGAAAAACAATGTTGATTATTAGGTTTGGTCTTATGTAGGAACAGGAACAAACAACACCAAGGGAAAGGATGGCTatcacaaaaaatgtaaaagaaataagTGAACATCCTTCTTTATCAAagggacactgaaaaaaaaaaaacaaaaggaggaagaacttttattttttggcaCACAGTGCGCACATCCCAGGGCTAATCAAGGTTAATGCCCTACACCTCGGCAGAGGGCTTTAATACGAGCTCAGATGCAGCCAATACTGGTAAAATGGCTGAAAGTTTTGCACTCCTCCATACTGTCTTCTTTTTGAGCCACTGAAGATTTCTTTTAGGATTCTTTTGGTCCCTCCTTGCACAGGCACCAATCCCTTACAATCCAATACAAAATAGTAAAAAAGTAACAATGAGTACTTAAATAATCAATTTTTACTTCAATTTGAAAACATCAGCTGAGCtgttcacattgtgtgaaaattcctCGATGAATGGACTGATAAAATATTACCCGTAGATTAGTTTCTAAGCCTATTTTCAaggttctcttttctttcttctcccacACATCGAGTTGAGTATCTCAAATGTGTATCATCATCTCTGCATGTGTCTCTGTTCCATTCATTCTCTCTGATTAtacctctttttctctctctcttcctcccacCTTCCCCTGCTCTAACAGGCTCTACATCGAAAGGGGGTGGCGTGCGTTTCCCTGACGATGCGGAGGAGGATCCTCTCAGTGAGAGTGGCGATGACACACAGGAGGACAAGGTCATTTCTGCTGTGATTGAACCGGACGGAGCATACCTGGTCAAGGTGAGCAAGGGGTCAGCAAACACAGCATCTGCCCAGTATTTCTTCTTACATCACAATTTCTTTCATTTCACTCAGTGTACCAGCAATAtcccagacagtgagcatatatcagtccactggctggcacaccactgactgtagaccactcagattactgtcctgtacaggatataactcatttttaatctcctcaatcagattttaaattcacagacttttattctgcaaaacaaactaatacaaatattaccaacaactatgagagatataataatgagtataagcctgatataaaatgattatgataaaaatgttgacactgtgctggattagaataatttactaatcttatttataaaggataacaaaaagaacctaatgaagaaaaaaatgtcaattgccctgtgaatgaaaaagtggtaaaatgtggcattttgtttaaaattctgtttaatcaccagtggtctgctcagaaaacgctgtgcaaaacactagtggacctccaactttgccctcagtgggccaacagtggtccaccgtctccttgctatcgGGAATGCAGCTCCAAATGTTTACTTAAAGTGTTGGTTCTCTTGGTCTTATAATCTAAAACTTGGGCTGGAGGGTCACCAGTTCAATTCCAGGGATAAGCAAGGAAAAAATTAATTTACGGCTGAAGtgaccttgagcaaggcacttaacCCTGGGCGCCAAGGTGGTTGGCAGACCCCTGCTCCTGCCtgttgtgtatgtgttcactgcgtctagtgtttgtgaataattcctcactagtgtgtgtttgtgtgtccactaccacagatgggtcaaatgcagagaaataaACTACAAAAGTTTCTGTGGACTgcctaaattaaaaataatgagagcgtaaaaatgacattaaatcGAGCAAGTCAAACTCAACGAGCACACAGAATCAAGAAAATGGAGCAAAAAACAGCAACAGCAAGAGAAAAACAAGCACTGTGCAGCACATGTGCTCGCTTCCTGTAGCTCCGCGCTCGCTTCACTGTTTCATTTTAGCGAACAGCCACGTAACTGCTTCGGGAAAAGATTCAAAAGTGCCGGGGCGCTCTTTGATCACTGCCCACTACAAAAGCAttttcaccctggagggggcaccagtgccctgtgtccttcacagggcaacacacacacactaccacttttgagtcgccaatccacctaccaaagtgtgtttttggattgtgggaggaaaccagaacacctggaggaaatccatacagacacggggagaacacaccacactcctcacagacagtcacccggagcgggaatcgactgtgacactacctgctgcgtcaccgtgccgcccaatttagttttattgatttattttatttaaacaaataccaTGGTTGTAATTCACTCAAACATggtttttaaagctgtaaaaagTGACATCGGAGCTTCAGAACGTGAGCACATGTGCTTCACAGTGCTTGTTTTTCTGCTCTCTTGTCTTTCTGCTTTACTTGTAAGGTATACAAAATAAGTGACTCCAAACCTTTTTACTTACAATAGCTTTTATTCCTCTATGCATTAATCAAAAGTTACAGGAAACTATTGTGTAGCACTGTGTCTTTCTTTTCAGGCCGGTTTCCTAAGAATCCAGCACAAGTATGAGATCATCTTCATTATCTCACAAGTTCCCAATCTGGGCAAAGACACCACCCTCTCCCCAGCCCTGAGGACCACCGCTAAACCACGACTGCGTGCCACGCGCATCATACCACGCACTGAAGGTACTCTTTTCCTCTCTGACACAGAAGACAAATCACAGACGGAAAACAAAGTCTCACCTTAGCAAAACATATACATAACACAGTCCCCTTAGTCCATATTtacccattttttaaaaaaaatggtagATAATCCTTATTATACCAATAAGAATCCTTTGGACATAACTTTTAAAACTACATACTACTACATATAAGGTCTTAGCTGATTTCAAGTGTGTTTTTCCATATTTCCATGATCATTCAGGAGTTGGTAGCTTAGATTGTTTCCCATCTATATTCTGACACCAGTTGGACTTAGACATGACTCTTTAAGTGAATACTGCATCTGGATCTGTTTACATGGGACTAAGATCTTGTTAGTGCTTCAGATATCCACCTAAGTGCTGTACAACAGAGACAGATCAATAACCACACTCACCTTTCACACTGCCATCGATCCCTTCATTAGCAGGAATACTGCATGTGTATTTACGGCAGCATCATTTTTCTGTGGATCAATACTTTCATCACATTGGCTGGAGGTGCTCCAACTGATGGCTGTGAGCCAGCAGGAGGgagcctctctctttcttttattaCCATAAAGACGTGttagatgaatgaataaaacgaaagtcataaaataaacatataaacatctGGTCTGCATGCTTTTCAGGCTAAAACTGTAACACAAATGCTGttaggtttttatttaaatgcccattacacattaaatgttgcagtaattATGATTTGATGCCTGCAAAGGTGACAGTGTTAAATCTGCACCATTTATAATGGAATTTGACATTGGAATTAGTATAGAATCAGGTTACAGAGGGATTTGAAGGGACACAAATTGGAGaaaatttattcattattaataaaacaacattttcaaAGCTAAGAACTGATCATATTTagatattcagatatttgtacATGGTCAACAGGTTGcttcaatatatattttgtataacCATGTTCTTTCTATTGATTCTAACTCTGATTATTAGGATTTGGTTTTCTTTTCTAATGTGCACTTGCCTTTTTAACATTTCCTATTCCCTGATGCTTTGACTCATTTCCATGTCATTTTCACTCTTTATCAATTTGGGAAATGGCTGTAGGCTTTATCAGGCTATTATTGCATCCTGTCTTTTGTATTTTGACACACTTAGGTAACATAACTACCATAGCTTTTGCAGTTATACACTACATAGCTAATATTGTGTGGACATCAATATTTCTTCTACAATCAAATGCATTTTTAGGTAGTTTTCACCCCTTTTCCATAGTAAAATCATCTACTCTTTTGGGGGGGTTTACCCTGGATTTGTGAACATTTTTGTGATAATTTGACTGCATTCAATCATGAGGAAATTACTGAGATCAGGAACTGATTATTATTTCTAGATAATTTACACCAGTCAATCTCGTTCCAAAGGATTATGGATTAGGCTCCATCACTTTACAGAACacaggctttatacccctcccAGAATGTGTACACGCAATTTAACTGTCTGTTTCCAAAATGGGTGCACTTTAAAACAACTTAAGTCTATGATTATATAGTGAcaacaaacattattttatgttaaattttagcttctgtgtgtgtgtcatgcctCATAATCCTGTACCTTTAAAACTCATTTAAATGACAGAGTTGGAGCTTGAGTACCCTAAGGTTTGAGAGCTGGGCATAGTGCTACTCTGGAATAACCAttcttctctgtctctgaaTGTTCCTTTCTTCTGTCTGTCCATTTGCACTCCTTCATGtccacccctccctccccctccctctctctctgcccttcccCACtccttctctttgtctctgtgtgtgtgtgtaggtggtgtTAAAGTGGTGTGTGAGTACAGTGCACTTCAGGAAGGTGTGGTACAAGAGGAGCTGACCCTAGTGAACAGAAGCAGAAGGGACAGCAGTGTTCGTGTTCGAGTCCAGGCCCGGGTGATGggtgagaaacacacacacagtcttacaTAACATGAAGCAAAGTAAAGGTATTCGCATATTTGTATTCCCAACTTTGTGATGCATTATGATCAACTTCGTTGGATCATTGAACTGTTGAGGTACACGgtaaatttagtcttaaaaataaaaccatggTTTGAAGGTCAAACCGTGTCCCTTAGAGGATCATACATCATTTCAATTGGCAGGGTTTTAGACACCTTTATGCAAGTACAATGTGATATTATACATTTACTTTCCCTATCTAAACCAACTGAAAACACACCCTTGACTTTACCACCCCAGTAATACCTGAGTACtgctttttttactttttgtttttgtgagtgGGGCCTTATTATTTACCGTTTCTCTATGGGCCGACACCAACTATTTCATGTTCCCCATCATATCAACAAACcagattattattttatcttattttagtttaaaaaaatgcataattgCATTTGTAGGCAACCAGATCTCCccacatatatttaaaacatggcCACACACACGTATAAACGCCATCTGGTTGTTCCTCATGTTCTTTGTCCTTCGTCAGAGAAAGCTCATCATAATCCTGTGTGACATTTGGACTTCCGCCACTACTTTCATCTGAACTGCGTGAACAGTACTACAGCGTACAAGTCAGGccatttctgaataaacaacacaacCGCGCCATCTTGTGGCACATACAGCAATTTGTCTCATTATAAAACGTGACTGGGGGTTgctatatattaattttttatcaGATATGGTGAAAGATAGTGCCAGATACTGTATGTTTGAATGTGCATGGCTAGAGCTGAATCTGCTTTGAGGGAGCATAGTGCAATTTGTGAGCACATTTTCTTAATTTGTGGGCACAACTGAATAAGTTTCCACATTAATGTCTCCTTCTTTTTTGCtagtttaaaaacacagagagagacttttacttGGGAAAACTGAAC from Hoplias malabaricus isolate fHopMal1 chromosome 2, fHopMal1.hap1, whole genome shotgun sequence encodes the following:
- the LOC136687483 gene encoding adipose-secreted signaling protein, translating into MATGRKSSTSKGGGVRFPDDAEEDPLSESGDDTQEDKVISAVIEPDGAYLVKAGFLRIQHKYEIIFIISQVPNLGKDTTLSPALRTTAKPRLRATRIIPRTEGGVKVVCEYSALQEGVVQEELTLVNRSRRDSSVRVRVQARVMDRHHGTPMLLEGVRCLGTEKETPTKTNDRKKI